The genome window AATGTAGTTAaagtatattttcatatatatttattagtaaGTTGTTAGTCAAAAGTTTCAATTAATAACAATCATAATTGTAgttgtaattgcaattaatttgtaaaattatacaaataagaTTCAAGAATTGAGGCAAGAAGCGGCAAGGTGTTGTCTAACTgtttttgattgattgactgattgacttGATTGATTGCAAAGATACTCACCCTCATAGCCATCGTTCTCATGCAGCTCATGCGACTCGGCTAACAGATACTCCTTACCCTCGAGCACCGCCAACAGGCATTGATGTATGCACACATATTGTTGCTCCGTTTGCACCATGAAAACGCGCTCTAAAATGAGGGAATTTATATTGTTAGAACAGATATTTatatgattgattgattgattgactgattgattgattgactgattgattgcCTACCCTTGCGCATGGCAAACACAATGCCAAAGATATCCACATAGTCGGACTTGTTAATGTGCTGCAATATTCGATCCAACGCTATAAATGTGCCCGATCTTCCAACTCCCGCACTACAATGCACGATTATGGGACGCATATCCGTCCCAATGCGATCCCTAAAAGCACGCACGAATCTCACCAGAGACTGCGGAGGTTCGGGCACTCCAAAGTCCGGCCACGTCGTGAAGTGAAAGTGACGCATAATGCGCGACTCGCAGTTCTAAAAAGAgacacaaaattaattaaaataacactttcaaaaatagtaaattagTTTTAGAAAACTCTACTAAATTATAACGATGAATTCATTCAATATTACTCATTTTAGACAATAAAAATCACAGAGAGAAGTTAAAAAGATCAGCAATCTGTCAACGTCTTTCATCATTCAACTCTCCAGtctatttttacttttcgtCGCTTCTCTCTTATTTAATAagatgtattttttataataatatactcTACCTACTACCTACCTACTCTACCTACTACCTACCTACTCTACCTACTACCTCTACTCCACCTTAACTTCTAAATTTTCTCTGCCTTTACTTCATTTTACATCATTACAAAGCTGCTCACTTTACTTCTCTTATCACTTTGCTTCTACTCATCATcacttctctctttttctttcagAGATCTTTCGATCTCGCTTTTATAGCTGTAACCATTTACTTCTCACATTCCTCATatttcttcttaaattttcttccCTAACTTCTctcttcatttcatttatatttgcttaaaaaattgtaccCTTTTATCAATGAATTCTTAAGCTCTTCTTACTTTACTTTGTTTCTCTCCAATATCACTTCTCTTTTCTCCTTTCAGTCAAAAGTCCCTTAAACCTTTTTaacagggaataacaccgtacccggtatcggaaccgttaaccgaatctaaccgtttaatttttagtaccgaAACTAAAACCGTAACCGGAATTTATTCTCTTACAAggaccgaaaaccgaaacgctcGTACCgttacggttgtggtaaaatTGCTAGGTTAAAGAGTTTACAAACTTTcaacagtcataacttgaagaaaactgatCCGATtatcaagcggaatgtcattatgatcatggtttaacatctaaattcattctgcattcaaattttgttcatttaaaaaattttaaaattttcgaccaagactcgattttgatggtaagggtcccccctttgaaatttcgaaaattcaaaattttaaaactcaagttttcatctttaatcaactccttatatcgttattagtataaaataaccttttaaatttgattctgggacctttcattttcttgtaaaaaatcatgtcaaaattaagaaaaattttgacttgtaaagttgctaggtcagaggcttgagcaactttgaactgtcataacttgatcaaaactaaaccgattttcaaacggaatgtcattttgctcatgatttggcttcataattgattctgcattcaaatttttatcatctagaaaatttgatattttttcgattctaagccatttatcatcgaattttccatacataccccttgacatttttttaaaaactttgatccctcataacttgattaaaaattaaccgattttcaaacggaatgtcattttgctcatgatttggcttctaaatagattctgcatttaaattttgttcatctagaaaatttaatattttttcgattctaagccatttatcatcgaattttcaatacatatacatttttaaaaaaattttgatctctcataacttcattaaaaactaaccgattttcaagcggaatgtcattttgatcatgatttggcttctaaattgattctgcattcaaatttgtatcatctagaaaatttgatattttttcgattctaagccatttatcatcgaattttccatacatacccttgacattttttttaaaaactttgatccctcataacttcattaaaattaaccgattttcaaacggaatgtcattttgatcatgatttggcttctaaattgattctgcatttaaattttgttcatctagaaaatttaatattttttcgattctaagccatttatcatcgaattttccatacataccccttgacattttttcaaaaactttgatctctcataacttcattaaaaattaaccgattttcaagcggaatgtcattttgctcatgatttggcttctaaattgattctgcattcaaatttttatcatctagaaaatttgatattttttcgattctaagccatttatcatcgaattttccatacataccccttgacatttttttaaaaactttgatcctcataacttcattaaaaattaaccgattttcaaacggaatgtcattttgatcatgatttggcttctaaattgattctgcatttaaattttgttcatctagaaaatttaatatttttcgattctaagccatttatcatcgaattttccatacataccccttgacattttttcaaaactttgatctctcataactttattaaaattaaccgattttcaaacggaatgtcattttgatcatgatttggcttctaaattgattctgcatttaaattttgttcatctagaaaatttaatattttttcgattctaagccatttatcatcgaattttcaatacatatacatttttaaaaaaattttgatctctcataacttcattaaaaactaaccgattttcaagcggaatgtcattttgatcatgatttggcttctaaattgattctgcattcaaatttgtatcatctagaaaatttgatattttttcgattctaagccatttatcatcgaattttccatacataccccttgacatttttttaaaaactttgatccctcataacttcattaaaaattaaccgattttcaaacggaatgtcattttgatcatgatttggcttctaaattgattctgcatttaaattttgttcatctagaaaatttaatattttttcgattctaagccatttatcatcgaattttccatacataccccttgacattttttcaaaaactttgatctctcataactttattaaaaattaaccgattttcaaacggaatgtcattttgctcatgatttggcttctaaattgattctgcatttaattttcttaaatcatgCAATTCTCACTtatgtttcctttttttctttctgaacttttcttttcactttttctACAGTTATCTTCTCTTCTCTGGTATAACTTACCCTAGAGACCATAAACTCCGCTATGGACCAGTCCAGGAAATGCGAATTCGTCATCAATTGCACCTTGATGTCCCCATAAAAGATGGGCACCGGATCAATGGGCCAGTATTGATCGCACTTCTCTCTGCCCTTCTCAAAGCAGCGAGTGAGCATGACAATCGCCCGGGAATTGCTCTCCCAGCACATGCGCCAGAATTCCTCGCGCGTCGAGTGCAACGGTCCCTGGGTGACGATGAATTCCCGTGGCGAATTATGTCCGGGCATATAGTTGGCATTGATGTAATCGGagccatcgtcatcgtcgaCGGGCTGCAGCTTAAAGCGGGAATGATCGTAGGGCAGAATGTTGGTGAAACGATTCTTGGGACGATTACAGGGTAAATCGGCAAAACTGCACGCCTGATCGCGTCCCACATTCTTCAGATCCTCAAACTCCTCGCTGAAACGAAAGTCCGAATCGGCGGACATGAGGCGATAATGCTCGGCAAAGTCCTTCACGTGCACAGGACGATTGGGTTCGATGTAACCCTCGGGCAATGCCGTCAATTCATCCTGCATGCGGGTCAGCTTGTTGCTGGGCCGATTCATGCTGTTGCAACGATAGCGATAGTAACCCAACACCAAACCCACACACACGACAAACAGACCCGATGCCAGCAGTATGCCCAGCCAAAGGACATCATCACGATCCGTCGTAATGGGTTCACTGTATGCCGTGTCCGTGAATTTGTTCTCCTCGGTAAAGGCGCGCACCTTGATGCGATATGTGGTCGCCGATTTCAGGGGTCCATTGCAATAACCCGTGCGATGTTTATCGCAGGCATCGCTGCCAATGGTGAAGTCCTCGATGGCGCCATTTAAATTGCTAGTGTTTGTAAAGGGATTATACGGTTCGATGGCTTGGTAGGGCAACCACACCGTATACGATTGCACATCCTGCCAGCTGGGCATCTCCAGTCCGGACGCATTCTTGCCCACATCCTCGGCCACAATGATGGTATACCATCTGACCAGACCGTGTGCATTCGAGAAATAACTTTGCCGGAAGCGTATCTGTATTGTCGAACTGCTCCGGCTCACCTCGATGGGCATGATGTGGGCCAGGGGCACAGGTGGCGCCAGGATTGGCATCTGCTGGCGATGCTCACGCTCCGCTCCGTAGCCATAGCCCAGCGAGGATTTCGCTTGAATGCGAAAAACATAGGTATTGCCGGGCACCAGGTTATGGATACGTGCCTGGGTTGCATTTGCCGATAGCTCATAGCTGACCAGATCAGCTGCATCATCGATATTCTCGCAACTGATGCGAAAATGCTCAATTGTGCCATGTTGCTCCTGTGGCGACAACAACCACTCGAACGTTATCTCTCCCGGCTGCACATCCGTTGGCTGGAAGAAGTCCACACGTCCGGGGGCAGCTGGCAGTGTCTGATAGCTGGCCGAGATCGGAGCACTTGTCCGCATCATGGCGCTGCCCGCATCGCTGCCCGATCTCGTCGAGACCGTGAATGTATAGTTGTGATAGGGCTGCAGACGTTGCAGCGTCAATTGCGTTTGTCCCGTCACATTCTGCAGCAGCTGCGGCGAATTCTCATCCGCATTCAGATACTGCAACTCAAAGTCGGTGAATTCACCGACTGGCGCCGTCCATTTCAGCGTTATCTCTCGGGCATCCAACTGCGTGGCCTGCAAATCGCTAATGGGCAACGGATGCAATCGATATAAACGTTGTATGGGCAAACTTGCCACGCCGCCGCTCACTGTCCACACCGTAATGTTGTACAGTCTGCCCGGCGTCAGTCCCGTAAAGCTGAGCTTACGTTCCGTATCATTGGCCAGCTTCTCCTTGTCCTTGATGAGGGGATCGCCCAACGAGAAGCGATAGATGTCAAAGCGTGTACTCGACGCCGGAGTTGGCGTGTAATTCAATGTGATGCTGTTGCTCTGTGGATGCCTCGACTTTGAATCCGCATCCGACTCCTTCTCCGTGTCCGATTGCTCCTGTTCATTCTCTGCTGCCTCGTCCATATCATCCTGTGCATTTGATATGAATACATCCGATTGTATTAAAGGCATTGTCCGTGTCGACAGATGCGTTATCCCGGAGCGTATTCCATTCGAACTCGCCTGCACCTCGAACTTGTATTGTCTGCCCGGCGACAGCTCCTCAATTGGTATGCGCACACTGCTGGAGCTcactgtaaaaataaaatgcatgaGTTTTCATTCAGTATTCATGAGTTGCAATCAGACTACAAGTTTATATTGTAAAGATGCTTCACTTTCTTGGAAAAAAACACAGAACGATTGATTTCCCAATAAGTCCATAAGGTAAGAGCTGCTTGTGCGTCTGGTTGGCGACGAAAATGCGTCACTAAGTCTCGGGCCTAACTAATAAAGCAGCAGCttctatataaaaatcaattttattcatCAATGGTATATTTTTCCTGAGATTATATCCTGATTCCATCGCTTCTCTATCAATGCAATGTCATTTTGGGAAAATCTCTTTACTATGGAAGTGTATCTTTTTCTCATAGGCAAATGCTCATgcttgattttgaaaattcttttatCTAAAGCCTTTGATTCCTTACCTTAACCCTTAACTTCATTttccgataaaaaaaaaatattttatagattattttatatattatccGGAACAACTACCGAATTTGAATGATTAGAGAGTTCTTCAGCATTTGTGTTTGTACGACCACGTTTAACCACATCATTAAACCAAAAATCGTTATTTTTAACAGAGCAGACTCTGCATAACTTTTATCAAGCAATTTTTTGGGTTCAaaagtatcaaaaaaaaatgttttcaatgcaaaaatttcagcttttttcattgcttgaaaatttcaaaaaggaACTTTTTTAAGTGAAGGTTACCTGCAGACTAATAATCCAATTAAGCTGAAACTTTcgggaaaaaaaatatggattttttatttgtgtcgCCAGTTATATTTCATGCTCGGGACCTATTGAGTGATGtgttatttgaaattgttaaactCACTCAAATTTGGCAATTGTGTGCTCGAGTGCTTGTGCGTCCCTTTGGCGCCGCAAAACCTTACGTTAAGAGCACTGAAAGCAGCATGAATCATGGCGCTGATTTAAGGAATAGACAGAaactaatttgaaaatattcctGTATTCATCTGCCTGGTAAGGAATTTGAACTGCGGTCTGCAAAACCTTCATGTGTTCCTCTATCAAAATCACAACAGTGAGCACATGAAATTCAATGGCTAAAGTCTTATAGCGACAGCACGAAATTCGActccattttcatcatttggcccaaatgtggacttcatttcagtactaAATCCGAATGaccattttggctcattcgtaatgaatgtgaagattttttgtcatttgtttCACAACAGTTTCGTATTTGGTCGTGGAAGGCCAAatatgagccacattcaaatgtgagcaaatgtgacaaatgtgagcaaatgtggcaaatgtgagtgctCGTGGAAATAGACTATTACATTCATTCTGCGCGAATTTAAACATCTTTACAATATAATATACGTAATCTTTGATTGTACTCACGCTCTTCGGGCAGCTGCGAGACGTTCTTGTACTTGAGCTGCTGTGAATCATCGGTGGCCCACCATTTGATGGTATAGTAATCCACATGTCCATCGGGTCGTGGCCATTCCAGTGTTAAATTCCTCGAGTCCACCAATGGCACCACATTCGACACCGGCTGCGGCGGCATTGTAATGTTCAGCTCCAATGGCGATGGACTCTCAACGCCAAAGCTCACGGTGTTCACCTGGACGAGATAACGTTCTCCATAGTGCATGTCCTCGATCCGAGCTTGAGGTTCGTGCACGTTGAGCAGACGTTGCCACGGCGAGGCAGCTGTGCGGTAACGTACCGCGTATTCACTGTAGTCACTGCCCTCCGGCGGCTGCCAATGGAGCAGCACGAGATTCGTGTTCACTGTCTGCTGGGTGAGATTGCGAGGTGGTTTGGGAACTGCAGATGCAAAATGGAGAAAATAAACGTTACTATGGGAGCTTCCTTTTAAAGTAATACCTTAATATACAATCAATCGgacaatcaaataattaattaaatgaatcaGTCAATCATTGATATAGCTCAGTCATTGATCACTCAGTCAGTCATCACATAATCGAAATGTTCATCAAACAAGTTATTAGACGGTCAATCAATCAGCTAATTAGTCCGTCAATCAACAATATAACTCATCAATCaaggttaatttaaaaagattaaacaattgtttaatcACTGGATAAATCAATAGTTTGAGTAGCccatcaataaataattttttcaagtaATCAATCAAATAACTGGTAAATAGTTGACTAATCAATCATTAGGTCAATCACagtctatttttttatattgaaatatttcaccAGCAATCGTGCAATTATGCTTTATTTTAGTAAATCTTCATTAAATTGGTCAATCAAGCATTCAATCAAGTTATAAGTCGTTTATTCAAGCAGTCCAATAGTCATTCTTCAATCATTTTATCGAGTTAATTGCAATGGCTTTGATTTTAAAGCAAATCAAGATTAATCATAGAATTACTCAGTCTATCAATCAGCTAGCAGTTGACTTTAATTTGGAACTTatatattaatcaattaatcagTCAATCAAGTAACATGTCGATTAATTAGGCTGTCAGTTAAAGTAATTACAACTATTGCTTACTATAGAGCTTTCGACAGATCAGAATCATTCATCaatcattaaattataaatacttcAATCATACTTGATCAATCCATcatcaatttctttttttttacttacagACTGCCTGGAAATAGGAATGCGGTTCACTGCGCATATCGTGACTGATGGCATAGACCTTGATCTCATATCCGGATCCGGGGTGCAGATACTTGATGATGAGGCTGGTGTGATTGGTGCTGATTGTGCGCTCCTCGTTGGTGCCATTGCGTTGATAGTGCACATCATAGTGATCCTGTCGAGAGTTGACATCGCTGCGCCAACTAATATTCAATCCCTGTGGAATGCTGCGCAGTTCCTGGATAATGGGAGCGGCGGGACGTGTGTTGCGGATCAAACTGCTGGCATTCGAGCTGATGCCATTGGACAGAGCCTGCACCTCGATCTGATAGCGTCGACCGGGCAGCAAAGGCTCCACTGGATCCAGCTTGAATTCCGTCTGTTTTGTTTCCACCACTTGCGGTGTGGATGTCTCCGCATCCGTCTCGTTGCTCTTCTCGTAATAGCTAacgaaaagaataaaaaaataaatgagtttACTCAAAGAAAGCAGGCactgttataatttttaaaatacaaattatgaaatgacaattatttgctgatttttataaaataaagttgatatttattttaaaaattaaaaataattataatttcaatttttaatttaaaaactaaatataattattaatttcaatatttattttcaaaattaaaaataaatattaatataaatttttaatttaaaaactaaatataatttttaatttaaatttttatcattaaaatcttaaataaaaattacttgtcaatttctattataaaaattgaatgtaaatatccCTTGAGCCAAGTGGCGTAttttcaaaatctaaaaatatttataatgtgtgaCTCAATACTTTTCATTTGATACATAACACAACCTTTAAGGACGTATATTAAGGATATATAAGgatattgatatttacacTGGATTTctattcttcaatttttataatagaaattgacaaataatttttacctttgatttttataataaaaatttaaattaattattattttttatttttataataaaaatttaaattaactattatttgtaatttttataataaaaattgaaatttattatttttaatttttgtaataaaaattgaagttaataattatttttaatttttgtaataaaaattgaaattaataattatttttaatttttgtattgacaacttaaaaagttttactataaaaaattataaaataataaatttcagtttttattataaaaaataaaaataataattaatttcaatatttattataaaaattgaaaataataattaattttaattttaataatattgaaataaaaattgataatactaattaaatttaatttttagttttaaaataattaattttaatttttataataaaaatttgtaattttttaattttaattttaatttttataataaaaatttaaataaattattatttttgatttttataataaaaatttaaatataatttagaattttttataatacaaattttttagtagtcaagttttttaaattcatgaCTTTTATTTGCATTCCCTGTAAGAAAGTGTAAAGGAAAGTCTCACCTGATGCGATAGCTATCCTGTGTACCCTTCTCGGCGGGCTCCCAGTAGAGAAATAGCGTATTGGTGCGATCAGCGAGATATGCACGCAGATTGCGCACGGGATTTGGACGCAGTGTGATCTGTCCATTCACTGGCCACGAGTTCACACTCTCCGATATGGTCTTGACAACCACTTCGTATGTCTTGCCCGGCTCCAAAGTATCGGGGAAATCAAAGTGGCGGGAATTGGCATCGGTGCGGGGTACAGTAAACACCCGACGCGGTGACTGCAGCGATACCTGAAAGCTATCGTACTCACTGTACGTCCGAGGCGCCTCCCAGCGCACTCGGAATGAGCTCGTTGTGGTGTAATGCGGATCAAAGGTCACATTTATCGGTCGCTCCGGTACGGTTAGATAACGGGCCGTCGTCGGTACCGACGTCTCATTCTCGGAGACGGTCTGCACCGATATATTGTAGGGTCGACCCGGCACAAGACCCTTGAATGCCGCCTGTGCCGGACCGGGAGGTTCCCCCTCGCGCTGCACATTCTGCACACTCTCGATGGCATCGTTGGGCGTTATGGAGACCTTGTAGTGGGTGTAGAGACCCGCCGGATAAGGCGGCTGCCAGAGTACCAGCAACGTGGTCTCATTGCGGAACCACACGATGAACTTGCCGGGCGTATTGGGCTCTGCATGGTACGTGGTTTGGGTTGGATTCGATATGAGTTACaagatatatatgtacactacacaacaacaacaactacatgtTTAACGAGTTAGCAGCGAAATGAGGGTTACATTAATGTGGTGCGGGTTAAACGCCAAAGCCACAGCCGAAAATAAAGACGCAACACACTCGACCTCAGTGATCCCCAAGTCAAGAAAGTCAACCGATTTAATCAAGCATTAAAGCAGAAATATTTTAGTGAAAACTTGGTATAACTAGGATCTTAAGCACTTAATAAAGTGTCAAAGGGATACTGTGTATTTTAAGATCATCTTAGTAagcagaaataaaataaaactctaaatcccaattgaaaaacttttatctAAGAAATCATCCTGGCAATTTAGTTGCAGGAAATACTCTGACTTGGCATTAAATTCAGGACTTGCCAGGAATTAAACTAAGCTCGTGAGAAACATTTCAAAAAGGAACTCTTCTCTGAAGAACATGAAGAAGAAGATTTTAAGTAAATCtctctttaataataattcaaaaaatttgacattaggATCCCTCAAAAAATGATAACCCAAATAAATCGATTAAAAATGCCTCTTTGAATAGACTTTGATGGgttttaaagaattaaaatctatattaacttttaaacaaTTGTCTTAATTCGAATTGAAGATCACTGGGCAAGCGTTGAAGTTTCTTATGAGCATCTATTCTTATGCTTGTATACGTATTTATTGGAACAAACAAAAGGAGAACAATAAATGACGTAGAAATACTTATGGTTACCTCGAGAAGCTCCATTGCTCAGCTGTAGAAAGCGAGTGAGTGTCAGTAAGCAACAGATAGAAAGAGATAAatgacagaaagagagagagagagagagagagaggagagagaggaagaggagaATTGCGAAATATAGACAACATTTAGTTAGATCACCAACACCAAAAGCAAGTTGATTGATCGCTCGCCTCAATCGGTTTTGAGagtatgttaatattttttccgaAGATTTTTGGCGGAGTGTTTTGAGATTAGATTGGCAGTTAGAAATTGCAGCGGCTGTTGGGACTGCGAGTGCCCGCGTGCCGGGACTTACTTGTGGTGAAATTGCGACTGGTGTAGGCGACCGACTCCTTGCCCTGGTACAGGGTATACGCCTGCACCTGATAGGTACCGCCCGGTGTCAGCTCCTTGACCGACAACTGTAGCGTCTCGTTGCCAGCCAGCACAGAGCTGCGATTGTATTCAGTATGCGGTGGCTCCGTCAGACCCAAGACCTTTATCTTAAAGCCCGAATACTGTCCCGTTCCCGGCGGCTTCCATGTGATAAAGGCGCTCTTGCTGGAACGCAGCTGAACGCTTAGATTTTCAGGCGGATCGGGTGCTGTAAGTTCAAATTATTAGTCAATCAATCGGTCAATCAAGTAAATAGTTCTAAAGTTAatcaattatttgtattgcttAGTGTTGCACAATCAATCAATTGGTCAGTAAGTTCATCAATCAATCTGTTAATCAATCACAATTTACATCAATCACTTAAATAATTGGTTAATCAATCTAGCAGTCAATTACAATACGATAATCTGCTCAACCACTTAAATGATTGATCAATCATGTTGTCAATTACAAGCAAGTCAGTCACTTAATAATTCAATCAATCACATGTTTGCTCAATCGATCACTCAATCAAAAGTGTATCGTTCACTCAATCGGTTATTCAATCAGATGATTACTCAATTCTTAAATCAGTCACAATTCACATTTAGCGCTAAATCAATCACTCAGTCAGCTGATTAATCAGTCAATCCGAATTTCAT of Drosophila innubila isolate TH190305 chromosome X, UK_Dinn_1.0, whole genome shotgun sequence contains these proteins:
- the LOC117782591 gene encoding tyrosine-protein phosphatase 10D isoform X2 codes for the protein MDNAMERQQQQQQQPQKHNKRKKQQKEKQFLLVFIILTICWPQVANGADLVISVPNASSNDNAFYRIDYSPPFGYPEPNTTIPASEIGQDIKLSRVLPGSEYNFWLYYTNSTHRELLTWTVNITTAPDPPENLSVQLRSSKSAFITWKPPGTGQYSGFKIKVLGLTEPPHTEYNRSSVLAGNETLQLSVKELTPGGTYQVQAYTLYQGKESVAYTSRNFTTKPNTPGKFIVWFRNETTLLVLWQPPYPAGLYTHYKVSITPNDAIESVQNVQREGEPPGPAQAAFKGLVPGRPYNISVQTVSENETSVPTTARYLTVPERPINVTFDPHYTTTSSFRVRWEAPRTYSEYDSFQVSLQSPRRVFTVPRTDANSRHFDFPDTLEPGKTYEVVVKTISESVNSWPVNGQITLRPNPVRNLRAYLADRTNTLFLYWEPAEKGTQDSYRISYYEKSNETDAETSTPQVVETKQTEFKLDPVEPLLPGRRYQIEVQALSNGISSNASSLIRNTRPAAPIIQELRSIPQGLNISWRSDVNSRQDHYDVHYQRNGTNEERTISTNHTSLIIKYLHPGSGYEIKVYAISHDMRSEPHSYFQAVFPKPPRNLTQQTVNTNLVLLHWQPPEGSDYSEYAVRYRTAASPWQRLLNVHEPQARIEDMHYGERYLVQVNTVSFGVESPSPLELNITMPPQPVSNVVPLVDSRNLTLEWPRPDGHVDYYTIKWWATDDSQQLKYKNVSQLPEELSSSSVRIPIEELSPGRQYKFEVQASSNGIRSGITHLSTRTMPLIQSDVFISNAQDDMDEAAENEQEQSDTEKESDADSKSRHPQSNSITLNYTPTPASSTRFDIYRFSLGDPLIKDKEKLANDTERKLSFTGLTPGRLYNITVWTVSGGVASLPIQRLYRLHPLPISDLQATQLDAREITLKWTAPVGEFTDFELQYLNADENSPQLLQNVTGQTQLTLQRLQPYHNYTFTVSTRSGSDAGSAMMRTSAPISASYQTLPAAPGRVDFFQPTDVQPGEITFEWLLSPQEQHGTIEHFRISCENIDDAADLVSYELSANATQARIHNLVPGNTYVFRIQAKSSLGYGYGAEREHRQQMPILAPPVPLAHIMPIEVSRSSSTIQIRFRQSYFSNAHGLVRWYTIIVAEDVGKNASGLEMPSWQDVQSYTVWLPYQAIEPYNPFTNTSNLNGAIEDFTIGSDACDKHRTGYCNGPLKSATTYRIKVRAFTEENKFTDTAYSEPITTDRDDVLWLGILLASGLFVVCVGLVLGYYRYRCNSMNRPSNKLTRMQDELTALPEGYIEPNRPVHVKDFAEHYRLMSADSDFRFSEEFEDLKNVGRDQACSFADLPCNRPKNRFTNILPYDHSRFKLQPVDDDDGSDYINANYMPGHNSPREFIVTQGPLHSTREEFWRMCWESNSRAIVMLTRCFEKGREKCDQYWPIDPVPIFYGDIKVQLMTNSHFLDWSIAEFMVSRNCESRIMRHFHFTTWPDFGVPEPPQSLVRFVRAFRDRIGTDMRPIIVHCSAGVGRSGTFIALDRILQHINKSDYVDIFGIVFAMRKERVFMVQTEQQYVCIHQCLLAVLEGKEYLLAESHELHENDGYEERSKATPTLQATPMRASLALAEELDRELELQLELEEAENEDQDDLDDDDDDQQPLNNETTATLSSDSSSNSCSQEQLTQQQQQPVQQQQQQQAANICTSTETDTDTEDEDGDGIDKSPLLDDEGIAETGI